The following proteins are encoded in a genomic region of Rhodoferax aquaticus:
- the tuf gene encoding elongation factor Tu — protein sequence MGKEKFTRTKPHVNVGTIGHVDHGKTTLTAAITTVLASKFGGQAKAYDQIDAAPEEKARGITINTAHVEYETANRHYAHVDCPGHADYVKNMITGAAQMDGAILVCSAADGPMPQTREHILLARQVGVPYIIVFLNKCDMVDDAELLELVEMEVRELLSKYDFPGDDTPIIHGSAKLAMEGDKGALGEEAIMKLADALDTYIPLPERAVDGAFLMPVEDVFSISGRGTVVTGRVERGIVKVGEEIEIVGIADTQKTTCTGVEMFRKLLDQGQAGDNVGILLRGTKREDVQRGQVLCKPGSIKPHTHFTGEIYVLSKDEGGRHTPFFNNYRPQFYFRTTDVTGAIELPEGKEMVMPGDNVSITVKLINPIAMEEGLRFAIREGGRTVGAGVVAKIIA from the coding sequence ATGGGAAAAGAAAAATTCACGCGTACCAAGCCCCACGTGAACGTGGGCACTATTGGTCACGTTGACCACGGTAAGACAACGCTGACAGCGGCGATCACTACCGTGTTGGCGTCAAAGTTTGGCGGGCAAGCGAAGGCTTACGACCAAATCGATGCGGCACCTGAAGAAAAAGCGCGCGGTATTACCATCAATACCGCTCACGTTGAATACGAAACCGCTAACCGCCACTACGCCCACGTGGACTGCCCTGGACACGCTGACTATGTGAAGAACATGATCACTGGCGCGGCTCAAATGGACGGCGCGATCTTGGTTTGTTCCGCAGCTGACGGCCCAATGCCCCAAACACGTGAACACATCTTGTTGGCTCGCCAAGTGGGCGTTCCTTACATCATCGTGTTCTTGAACAAGTGCGACATGGTCGATGATGCTGAGTTGTTGGAACTGGTCGAGATGGAAGTTCGCGAACTGTTGTCCAAGTACGACTTCCCAGGCGACGACACACCTATCATCCACGGCTCTGCAAAATTGGCTATGGAAGGCGACAAGGGTGCGTTGGGTGAAGAAGCCATCATGAAACTGGCTGATGCCTTGGACACTTACATCCCCCTGCCAGAGCGCGCAGTGGACGGTGCATTCTTGATGCCTGTGGAAGACGTGTTCTCCATCTCCGGTCGTGGTACCGTGGTGACGGGTCGCGTTGAGCGCGGTATCGTCAAGGTCGGCGAAGAAATCGAAATCGTTGGTATCGCTGACACACAAAAGACAACCTGCACCGGCGTGGAAATGTTCCGCAAGTTGCTCGACCAAGGTCAAGCTGGTGACAACGTCGGTATCTTGTTGCGCGGCACAAAGCGTGAAGACGTTCAACGCGGTCAAGTGTTGTGCAAACCCGGCTCCATCAAGCCACATACACACTTCACAGGCGAAATCTACGTTTTGTCCAAGGACGAAGGCGGACGCCACACACCTTTCTTCAACAACTACCGCCCACAGTTCTACTTCCGCACAACGGACGTGACAGGTGCGATCGAGTTGCCAGAAGGCAAAGAAATGGTGATGCCTGGTGACAACGTCTCCATCACCGTGAAGTTGATCAACCCCATCGCGATGGAAGAAGGCTTGCGCTTTGCTATCCGTGAAGGTGGTCGTAC
- the fusA gene encoding elongation factor G — MARTTPIERYRNIGISAHIDAGKTTTTERILFYTGVNHKIGEVHDGAATMDWMEQEQERGITITSAATTCFWKGMDASFPEHRINIIDTPGHVDFTIEVERSMRVLDGACMVYCAVGGVQPQSETVWRQANKYKVPRLAFVNKMDRTGANFFKVVEQMKLRLRASPVPVVIPIGAEENFTGVVDLRKMKAIIWDEASQGMKFTFEEIPAELLATAKEWREKMVEAAAEATEELMNKYLEEGDLTEEEITAGLRARTIAGEIQPMLCGTAFKNKGVQRMLDAVIELMPSPLDVKAIKGFDEDEKETTRKADDSEKFAALAFKLMTDPFVGQLTFVRVYSGVLKKGDTVYNAVRGKKERIGRIVQMHANNREEVDEIRAGDIAACVGLKDVTTGETLCDPAAVITLERMVFPDSVIRQAVEPKTKADQEKMGIALNRLAAEDPSFRVQTDEESGQTIIGGQGELHLEIIVDRMKREFGVEANVGKPQVAYRETIRKTVEDAEGKFVRQSGGKGQYGHVVLKIEPNEAGKGNEFVDAIKGGVVPREFIPAVEKGFLEAVTQGVLAGYPVVDVKVTLHFGSYHDVDSNELAFKMAAIFGFKEGCRKANPVILEPMMAVEVETPEDYAGNVMGDLSSRRGMVQGMDDMMGGGKAIKAEVPLSEMFGYSTTLRSMSQGRATYTMEFKHYAEAPRNVSEAIMAARAK, encoded by the coding sequence ATGGCTCGCACTACCCCCATTGAGCGCTACCGCAACATCGGTATCTCTGCGCACATCGACGCTGGCAAAACTACCACGACCGAGCGTATTCTTTTTTACACAGGCGTAAACCACAAAATTGGTGAAGTGCATGATGGCGCGGCTACCATGGACTGGATGGAACAAGAGCAAGAGCGCGGTATCACGATCACTTCCGCTGCCACCACTTGCTTCTGGAAGGGCATGGATGCATCTTTCCCAGAGCACCGTATCAACATCATTGACACCCCCGGACACGTTGACTTCACGATTGAAGTAGAGCGCTCCATGCGCGTGTTGGACGGCGCTTGCATGGTGTACTGCGCAGTGGGTGGCGTGCAGCCTCAGTCTGAAACCGTGTGGCGTCAGGCAAACAAGTACAAGGTTCCACGTTTAGCTTTTGTGAACAAGATGGACCGCACCGGTGCCAACTTCTTCAAGGTCGTGGAGCAGATGAAATTGCGTTTGCGCGCATCTCCCGTTCCTGTCGTTATTCCAATCGGCGCTGAAGAAAACTTCACCGGCGTGGTCGATTTGCGCAAGATGAAGGCCATCATTTGGGACGAAGCTTCCCAAGGTATGAAGTTCACCTTCGAAGAAATCCCTGCGGAACTCTTGGCGACCGCCAAAGAGTGGCGCGAAAAGATGGTGGAAGCTGCTGCTGAAGCCACCGAAGAGTTGATGAACAAGTACCTCGAAGAAGGTGACTTGACTGAAGAAGAAATCACTGCGGGTTTGCGTGCACGCACGATTGCAGGCGAAATCCAGCCTATGTTGTGTGGCACCGCGTTCAAGAACAAGGGTGTGCAACGCATGTTGGACGCCGTGATCGAACTCATGCCCTCTCCTTTGGACGTGAAAGCGATCAAGGGCTTTGATGAAGACGAAAAAGAAACAACACGTAAAGCCGACGATAGCGAAAAATTTGCTGCATTGGCATTCAAATTGATGACTGACCCGTTTGTCGGTCAGTTGACTTTCGTGCGTGTGTATTCCGGCGTTCTGAAAAAGGGCGACACCGTTTACAACGCGGTGCGTGGCAAGAAAGAGCGTATCGGCCGTATCGTGCAAATGCACGCAAACAACCGCGAAGAAGTGGATGAAATCCGTGCCGGCGACATTGCTGCCTGCGTTGGTTTGAAAGACGTCACCACAGGTGAAACTTTGTGCGATCCAGCTGCTGTGATCACGCTCGAACGTATGGTGTTCCCTGATTCCGTGATTCGCCAAGCGGTGGAGCCAAAGACCAAGGCTGACCAAGAAAAGATGGGCATTGCCCTGAACCGTCTGGCTGCTGAAGATCCATCATTCCGTGTCCAAACTGACGAAGAATCTGGTCAAACCATTATTGGCGGCCAAGGCGAATTGCATTTGGAAATTATTGTTGACCGCATGAAGCGCGAGTTCGGCGTGGAAGCGAACGTGGGCAAGCCCCAAGTCGCCTACCGCGAAACCATTCGCAAGACTGTGGAAGATGCCGAAGGCAAGTTCGTGCGCCAGTCCGGTGGTAAGGGGCAGTACGGCCACGTGGTTCTCAAGATCGAACCCAATGAAGCCGGTAAGGGCAACGAATTCGTGGATGCGATCAAGGGTGGTGTGGTTCCGCGCGAATTCATTCCAGCGGTAGAAAAAGGCTTCCTGGAAGCTGTGACGCAAGGCGTACTGGCTGGCTATCCCGTGGTTGACGTCAAGGTGACGTTGCACTTCGGTTCTTACCATGACGTTGACTCCAATGAACTGGCGTTCAAGATGGCCGCGATCTTTGGATTCAAAGAAGGCTGCCGTAAAGCGAACCCCGTCATCCTGGAGCCCATGATGGCCGTGGAAGTGGAAACGCCTGAAGACTACGCTGGTAACGTGATGGGCGACTTGTCCTCACGCCGTGGCATGGTGCAAGGTATGGACGACATGATGGGTGGCGGCAAAGCTATTAAGGCGGAAGTACCCCTGTCTGAAATGTTCGGCTATTCCACCACCCTGCGCTCTATGTCGCAAGGTCGTGCAACCTATACGATGGAATTCAAACATTACGCGGAAGCCCCGCGTAACGTATCCGAAGCCATCATGGCTGCACGCGCGAAGTAA
- the rpsG gene encoding 30S ribosomal protein S7: MPRRREVPKREILPDPKFGNVELSKFMNVIMEGGKKAVAERIIYGAIELIAKKHPDKDPVEAFTVAINNVKPMVEVKSRRVGGANYQVPVEVRPVRRLALSMRWIKEAARKRGEKSMAQRLANELLEATEGRGGAMKKRDEVHRMAEANKAFSHFRF; encoded by the coding sequence ATGCCACGTCGTCGCGAAGTCCCTAAACGTGAAATTCTGCCGGATCCAAAGTTCGGCAATGTAGAGCTGTCCAAATTCATGAACGTGATCATGGAAGGCGGCAAAAAAGCGGTTGCAGAACGCATCATTTACGGTGCTATCGAACTGATCGCTAAAAAGCACCCTGATAAAGACCCAGTCGAAGCTTTCACTGTTGCTATCAACAATGTGAAGCCCATGGTCGAAGTGAAGTCCCGCCGCGTTGGTGGTGCTAACTACCAGGTGCCAGTTGAAGTGCGCCCTGTCCGTCGTTTGGCTTTGTCCATGCGCTGGATTAAAGAAGCTGCGCGTAAGCGCGGTGAAAAGTCCATGGCTCAACGCTTGGCTAACGAGTTGCTCGAAGCAACCGAAGGCCGTGGCGGCGCCATGAAGAAGCGTGATGAAGTTCACCGTATGGCTGAAGCCAACAAGGCTTTCTCGCACTTCCGCTTCTAA
- the rpsL gene encoding 30S ribosomal protein S12, which translates to MPTINQLVRQGREVETIKSKSPAMQNSPQRRGVCTRVYTTTPKKPNSALRKVAKVRLTNGFEVISYIGGEGHNLQEHSVVLVRGGRVKDLPGVRYHIVRGSLDLQGVKDRKQSRSKYGAKRPKAK; encoded by the coding sequence ATGCCAACCATTAACCAATTAGTACGTCAGGGGCGCGAGGTCGAAACGATCAAGTCCAAGAGCCCTGCGATGCAAAACTCTCCACAGCGTCGTGGTGTGTGCACCCGTGTGTACACCACAACGCCTAAGAAACCTAACTCCGCTCTGCGTAAAGTTGCCAAAGTGCGCTTGACCAACGGTTTTGAGGTGATCTCCTACATCGGCGGTGAAGGCCACAACTTGCAAGAACACAGCGTTGTGCTGGTTCGCGGCGGTCGTGTCAAGGATTTGCCAGGTGTGCGTTACCACATCGTGCGCGGTTCGCTCGACTTGCAAGGCGTGAAAGATCGCAAGCAGTCACGTTCCAAATACGGTGCAAAGCGTCCAAAGGCTAAATAA
- a CDS encoding D-alanyl-D-alanine carboxypeptidase family protein, producing MKLFFAALMAVFSLTVSAQAPQAPEVAARAYLLMDVTSGQVLATKDADAPVEPASLTKLMTAYLVFDALRSKKIDLKQTLSVSERAWKMPGSRMFIDPKMQVPVEDLIKGMIVQSGNDATMALAEGVGGTAEHFVQLMNDQAQALGMKSTSYKNPEGLTEAGHTTTARDLSILATRLMSDFPDYVHVYAIKKYRYPGTPAANDSNRNLLLFRDPTVDGLKTGHTDAAGYCMVATAKRTVPFSLLAAEGAVPAPSSGTRRLLSIVLGAESENARANESQKLLNWGFTAFEMVKLYDAGQAVVTPNVWKGLASTVKLGRTQPIVIAVPSGSSVKLKTQVVRADPLVAPIAKGAVVATLRVLSGEQSVAEVPLVALDGIEQAGVVGRAWDAMRLWIR from the coding sequence ATGAAACTGTTTTTTGCTGCCTTAATGGCTGTTTTTTCTCTGACGGTGTCGGCCCAGGCCCCGCAAGCGCCTGAAGTTGCTGCACGTGCCTACTTGCTCATGGATGTAACCAGCGGACAAGTGCTGGCGACTAAGGATGCAGATGCGCCTGTAGAGCCAGCCTCTTTGACCAAGCTGATGACTGCTTACCTAGTGTTTGACGCGCTGCGGTCCAAGAAAATTGACCTTAAACAGACCTTGTCTGTCAGCGAGCGTGCTTGGAAAATGCCGGGATCTCGCATGTTCATTGACCCTAAGATGCAGGTGCCAGTGGAAGACCTCATTAAAGGCATGATTGTGCAGTCGGGCAACGACGCGACGATGGCCTTGGCGGAAGGCGTAGGCGGCACTGCCGAACACTTCGTGCAGTTGATGAACGATCAAGCCCAAGCCCTTGGCATGAAGTCGACCAGTTACAAAAATCCTGAAGGTTTGACCGAAGCGGGCCACACCACGACTGCCCGTGATTTGAGTATTCTCGCCACGCGCTTGATGTCCGACTTTCCCGATTACGTCCACGTCTACGCTATCAAGAAGTATCGCTACCCCGGTACACCCGCGGCCAATGACAGCAATCGCAATTTACTGCTGTTTCGCGACCCCACGGTGGATGGTCTAAAGACGGGCCATACGGACGCCGCAGGCTATTGCATGGTGGCAACCGCCAAGCGCACGGTGCCGTTTTCTTTGTTGGCGGCAGAAGGTGCTGTTCCAGCGCCTTCCAGTGGAACTCGCCGCTTGTTGTCCATAGTTTTGGGCGCTGAAAGTGAAAATGCACGGGCTAATGAATCGCAAAAGCTTCTGAACTGGGGTTTTACGGCGTTTGAAATGGTCAAGTTGTACGATGCAGGTCAGGCTGTGGTGACCCCCAACGTCTGGAAAGGACTGGCGTCTACGGTCAAACTGGGCCGCACACAGCCTATCGTCATTGCAGTTCCCAGCGGTTCCTCAGTGAAGCTCAAAACCCAAGTGGTGCGCGCTGACCCATTGGTAGCACCTATCGCGAAGGGCGCGGTAGTAGCAACTCTACGTGTACTGTCGGGCGAGCAATCCGTGGCTGAAGTCCCGCTGGTCGCCCTTGACGGTATTGAACAAGCAGGTGTTGTTGGCCGTGCGTGGGACGCCATGCGCCTTTGGATTCGATAA
- a CDS encoding alpha/beta hydrolase → MNSRTQKIQLDGASGAIEALCDLPDPDVWSAPLGVAVIAHPHSLFGGTMDNKVVQTIARAFVMCGWQAVRFNFRGVGASAGVYDEGRGEMEDLLAVVAQQAPSGLLALAGFSFGAFVTSHAVQALWPARPLEKLVLVGTAASRFTVAPVPSDLHARTLVLHGEQDETVPLIDVMNWARPQTLPVTVIPGVEHFFHGQLGLLRQLLVRHIQAPVAA, encoded by the coding sequence ATGAATTCAAGAACCCAAAAAATACAATTGGATGGGGCAAGTGGTGCGATTGAAGCGCTCTGCGACTTGCCTGACCCCGACGTTTGGTCGGCCCCCTTGGGTGTGGCGGTGATTGCCCATCCACATTCCTTGTTTGGCGGCACGATGGACAACAAGGTGGTGCAAACCATCGCCCGCGCCTTTGTGATGTGTGGCTGGCAAGCGGTGCGCTTTAACTTTCGCGGTGTCGGGGCCAGTGCCGGCGTCTACGACGAAGGGCGCGGCGAAATGGAAGACTTGCTTGCCGTGGTCGCACAGCAAGCGCCAAGCGGTCTGCTGGCCTTGGCGGGCTTCTCATTTGGCGCCTTTGTCACCAGTCACGCGGTGCAGGCACTATGGCCAGCGCGTCCGTTGGAGAAGCTGGTGCTGGTGGGCACAGCGGCCAGTCGGTTCACGGTGGCCCCTGTTCCATCGGACTTGCACGCACGAACTTTAGTGCTGCATGGGGAGCAAGATGAGACGGTGCCCCTGATTGATGTAATGAACTGGGCACGCCCCCAAACCCTGCCAGTGACCGTGATCCCCGGGGTGGAGCATTTCTTTCATGGACAATTGGGGCTGCTGCGCCAGTTGCTCGTCCGTCATATCCAGGCCCCAGTTGCGGCCTGA